One Ailuropoda melanoleuca isolate Jingjing chromosome 14, ASM200744v2, whole genome shotgun sequence DNA segment encodes these proteins:
- the MZT2B gene encoding mitotic-spindle organizing protein 2B isoform X1: MAAPGAGPGPGAPPGLEAALQKLALRRKKVLSAEEMELYELAQAAGGAIDPDVFKILVDLLKLNVAPLAVFQMLKSMCAGQRLAGEPQDPAAVSLPTSNVPETRGPMPEGLLHSAQDFSWMCHLQAVLSLRADRGFLTQREKQRQHGSEWRPSTGRARWPGRIQPKDAPTTQCHQAAQGGRAGEEPHSEQHLRRADFSRRPAVGSASLLAEATQASPSW; this comes from the exons ATGGCGGCGCCGGGCGCAGGGCCCGGGCCGGGAGCGCCTCCGGGGCTGGAGGCGGCCCTGCAGAAGCTCGCGCTGCGACGGAAGAAGGTGCTGAGCGCCGAGGAGATGGAACTGTACGAGCTGGCGCAGGCGGCGGGCGGCGCCATCGACCCCGACGTGTTCAA GATCCTGGTGGACTTGCTGAAGCTGAACGTGGCGCCCCTCGCCGTCTTCCAGATGCTCAAGTCCATGTGTGCTGGGCAGAGGCTGGCGGGCGAGCCCCAGGACCCAGCGGCCGTGTCTTTGCCCACATCGAACGTGCCCGAGACCCGAG GACCCATGCCCGAGGGCCTCCTGCACTCTGCCCAGGACTTCTCTTGGATGTGCCATCTCCAGGCAGTCCTCAGCCTGAGGGCTGACAGAGGGTTCCTGACTCAAAG GGAGAAACAAAGGCAGCACGGCTCTGAGTGGAGGCCCAGCACTGGCAGAGCGCGGTGGCCGGGAAGGATCCAGCCAAAGGATGCCCCGACAACCCAGTGCCACCAGGCTGCCCAAGGGGGGCGGGCCGGGGAAGAGCCCCACTCGGAGCAGCACCTGAGACGGGCAGACTTCTCCCGCCGCCCAGCTGTGGGCTCCGCCAGCCTCCTAGCAGAGGCTACACAGGCTTCCCCCAGTTGGTAA
- the MZT2B gene encoding mitotic-spindle organizing protein 2B isoform X3 yields the protein MAAPGAGPGPGAPPGLEAALQKLALRRKKVLSAEEMELYELAQAAGGAIDPDVFKILVDLLKLNVAPLAVFQMLKSMCAGQRLAGEPQDPAAVSLPTSNVPETREASFLSAKNCSPPARPSFSSAPRPAASPVLLHGPAATHSPLSPGPPGSLRFSCCLFSPFAGRNKGSTALSGGPALAERGGREGSSQRMPRQPSATRLPKGGGPGKSPTRSST from the exons ATGGCGGCGCCGGGCGCAGGGCCCGGGCCGGGAGCGCCTCCGGGGCTGGAGGCGGCCCTGCAGAAGCTCGCGCTGCGACGGAAGAAGGTGCTGAGCGCCGAGGAGATGGAACTGTACGAGCTGGCGCAGGCGGCGGGCGGCGCCATCGACCCCGACGTGTTCAA GATCCTGGTGGACTTGCTGAAGCTGAACGTGGCGCCCCTCGCCGTCTTCCAGATGCTCAAGTCCATGTGTGCTGGGCAGAGGCTGGCGGGCGAGCCCCAGGACCCAGCGGCCGTGTCTTTGCCCACATCGAACGTGCCCGAGACCCGAG aggcctcctttctctctgccaagaACTGTAGTCCCCCTGCAAGGCCCTCCTTTTCCTCGGCCCCGCGGCCTGCGGCCTCTCCGGTTCTGCTCCACGGCCCAGCTGCCACGCACTCGCCTCTCTCTCCAGGGCCCCCCGGTTCCCTCCGGTTCTCTTGCTGCCTGTTCTCTCCTTTCGCAG GGAGAAACAAAGGCAGCACGGCTCTGAGTGGAGGCCCAGCACTGGCAGAGCGCGGTGGCCGGGAAGGATCCAGCCAAAGGATGCCCCGACAACCCAGTGCCACCAGGCTGCCCAAGGGGGGCGGGCCGGGGAAGAGCCCCACTCGGAGCAGCACCTGA
- the MZT2B gene encoding mitotic-spindle organizing protein 2B isoform X2, with protein MAAPGAGPGPGAPPGLEAALQKLALRRKKVLSAEEMELYELAQAAGGAIDPDVFKILVDLLKLNVAPLAVFQMLKSMCAGQRLAGEPQDPAAVSLPTSNVPETRGRNKGSTALSGGPALAERGGREGSSQRMPRQPSATRLPKGGGPGKSPTRSST; from the exons ATGGCGGCGCCGGGCGCAGGGCCCGGGCCGGGAGCGCCTCCGGGGCTGGAGGCGGCCCTGCAGAAGCTCGCGCTGCGACGGAAGAAGGTGCTGAGCGCCGAGGAGATGGAACTGTACGAGCTGGCGCAGGCGGCGGGCGGCGCCATCGACCCCGACGTGTTCAA GATCCTGGTGGACTTGCTGAAGCTGAACGTGGCGCCCCTCGCCGTCTTCCAGATGCTCAAGTCCATGTGTGCTGGGCAGAGGCTGGCGGGCGAGCCCCAGGACCCAGCGGCCGTGTCTTTGCCCACATCGAACGTGCCCGAGACCCGAG GGAGAAACAAAGGCAGCACGGCTCTGAGTGGAGGCCCAGCACTGGCAGAGCGCGGTGGCCGGGAAGGATCCAGCCAAAGGATGCCCCGACAACCCAGTGCCACCAGGCTGCCCAAGGGGGGCGGGCCGGGGAAGAGCCCCACTCGGAGCAGCACCTGA
- the LOC100470688 gene encoding LOW QUALITY PROTEIN: tubulin alpha-3 chain (The sequence of the model RefSeq protein was modified relative to this genomic sequence to represent the inferred CDS: inserted 2 bases in 1 codon) gives MERLSVDYGKKSKLEFAIYPAPQVSTAVVEPYNSILTTHTTLEHSDCAFMVDNEAIYDICRRNLDIERPTYTNLNRLIGQIVSSITASLRFDGALNVDLTEFQTNLVPYPRIHFPLATYAPVISAEKAYHEQLSVAEITNACFEPANQMVKCDPRHGKYMACCMLYRGDVVPKDVNAAIATIXTKRTIQFVDWCPTGFKVGINYQPPTVVPGGDLAKVQRAVCMLSNTTAIAEAWARLDHKFDLMYAKRAFVHWYVGEGMEEGEFSEAREDLAALEKDYEEVGVDSVEAEAEEGEEY, from the exons ATGGAGCGGCTGTCGGTGGATTACGGCAAGAAGTCCAAGCTGGAATTTGCCATTTACCCAGCCCCACAGGTGTCCACGGCCGTGGTGGAGCCCTACAACTCCATCCTGACCACCCACACGACCCTGGAGCATTCCGACTGTGCCTTCATGGTGGACAACGAAGCCATCTACGACATATGTCGGCGCAACCTGGATATCGAGCGGCCCACGTACACCAACCTCAATCGTCTGATCGGGCAGATCGTGTCCTCCATCACGGCCTCCCTGCGATTCGATGGGGCCCTGAACGTGGACTTGACGGAATTCCAGACCAACCTGGTCCCGTACCCCCGCATCCACTTTCCCCTGGCCACGTACGCCCCGGTCATCTCTGCCGAGAAGGCCTACCACGAGCAGCTGTCCGTGGCCGAGATCACCAATGCCTGCTTCGAGCCAGCCAACCAGATGGTCAAGTGTGACCCTCGGCACGGCAAGTACATGGCCTGCTGCATGTTGTACAGGGGGGACGTGGTCCCGAAAGATGTCAACGCAGCCATCGCCACCAT AACCAAGCGCACCATCCAGTTTGTGGATTGGTGCCCGACTGGATTTAAG GTGGGCATCAACTACCAGCCCCCCACCGTCGTCCCCGGGGGGGACCTGGCCAAGGTGCAGCGGGCCGTGTGCATGCTGAGCAACACTACCGCCATTGCCGAGGCCTGGGCCCGCCTGGACCATAAGTTTGACCTCATGTACGCAAAGCGAGCCTTTGTGCACTGGTACGTGGGGGAGGGCATGGAGGAAGGGGAGTTCTCTGAGGCCCGGGAGGACCTGGCAGCTCTGGAGAAAGATTATGAAGAGGTGGGTGTGGATTCCGTGGAAGCAGAGGCTGAAGAAGGGGAAGAATactga